A single region of the Demequina sp. genome encodes:
- a CDS encoding PfkB family carbohydrate kinase, with protein MTAAGEHASSPPVDSPGLFPVGSGDCFLAGLVSALERGLELGGALAVAARVGAANAQVPGAAVFDVPELSPS; from the coding sequence GTGACCGCCGCCGGCGAGCACGCGTCATCCCCGCCCGTGGACTCGCCGGGACTGTTTCCCGTGGGCAGCGGAGACTGCTTTCTCGCGGGCCTGGTGAGTGCGCTGGAGCGGGGCCTCGAGTTGGGCGGGGCGCTCGCAGTCGCTGCTCGGGTGGGTGCGGCGAACGCGCAGGTGCCAGGCGCGGCGGTGTTCGACGTGCCCGAGCTTTCGCCGTCCTAG
- a CDS encoding YdeI/OmpD-associated family protein — translation MAHRAPLPATWKFDYPVFHAQTRGEWREWLLENHATTRGVWLCSWRTEALGPRCPYPDAVEEAICFGWIDSTTVALDEERGLQMFTPRKGKSAWTRLNRQRAGDLEQRGLMADAGRAAITAARATGWWTIMDSVEDLVEPPELTAALDAEPAARLAWDSFPPSARKQMLFWIVTAVQDQTRAQRVAEVVTAAAEGRRARG, via the coding sequence ATGGCCCACCGCGCGCCGCTGCCGGCGACTTGGAAGTTCGACTACCCCGTGTTTCACGCCCAGACGCGTGGCGAGTGGCGGGAGTGGCTGCTTGAGAACCACGCGACGACGCGTGGCGTGTGGCTGTGCTCGTGGCGGACGGAGGCGCTCGGTCCGCGTTGCCCGTACCCGGACGCGGTCGAGGAGGCGATCTGCTTTGGGTGGATTGACTCCACCACCGTGGCGCTTGACGAGGAGCGCGGTCTGCAGATGTTCACTCCGCGCAAGGGCAAGAGCGCGTGGACGCGGCTCAACCGCCAACGCGCCGGGGACCTGGAGCAGCGCGGGCTCATGGCGGATGCGGGGCGAGCGGCGATCACGGCCGCACGCGCCACAGGGTGGTGGACCATCATGGACAGCGTCGAAGATCTCGTTGAGCCGCCCGAGCTCACTGCAGCTTTGGATGCCGAGCCCGCGGCCCGGCTCGCGTGGGATTCCTTCCCGCCGAGCGCTCGCAAGCAGATGTTGTTCTGGATCGTCACCGCGGTTCAGGACCAGACCCGCGCGCAACGGGTGGCCGAGGTCGTAACCGCGGCCGCCGAGGGACGCCGCGCTCGCGGGTGA
- a CDS encoding fibronectin type III-like domain-contianing protein, which yields MQLYIHQRYGSAARPVRELKGFRRVEFAPGETQTVTFELGPDELTYWSAATRGFVQEASEFDVWVGGDSTASLAATFSVTN from the coding sequence GTGCAGCTCTACATCCACCAGCGGTATGGGTCCGCGGCCCGGCCTGTCCGCGAGCTCAAGGGCTTCCGCCGGGTGGAGTTCGCGCCCGGCGAGACGCAGACGGTGACGTTTGAGTTGGGGCCGGACGAGCTCACCTACTGGAGCGCGGCGACTCGCGGGTTTGTGCAGGAGGCCAGCGAGTTTGACGTGTGGGTCGGCGGGGACTCGACGGCGTCGCTGGCGGCCACGTTTAGCGTTACGAACTAG
- a CDS encoding DUF433 domain-containing protein, whose amino-acid sequence MIPDVMLTPRYTLAEAAKIIGIPTGTIRSWARGRDFPTKAGTLGHSPALVTDTGVAQPGHATLPFMGLAEAAFLAAVRSTGVPMQRIRPALERLRDELGLEHALASKELFSDGAELLYRVGVESGATDRDIEYVVVRNNQGVFAPVVHDYLRHVRFGPSGYVEAIRLPKYGEADVIVDPRFGFGRPVLESNGVRVATILDRFDAGESVPDLATDFGVTPAVVEQLLRANLHLAA is encoded by the coding sequence ATGATCCCCGATGTGATGTTGACGCCTCGTTACACATTGGCTGAAGCGGCGAAGATCATCGGCATCCCCACCGGGACAATCCGGTCCTGGGCGCGTGGCCGTGATTTCCCGACGAAGGCTGGAACGCTCGGTCACTCGCCGGCACTTGTCACCGACACTGGCGTGGCGCAGCCCGGCCACGCGACCTTGCCATTTATGGGCTTGGCCGAGGCGGCGTTTCTCGCGGCGGTGCGGAGTACCGGTGTGCCCATGCAGCGCATTCGGCCTGCGTTGGAACGTCTGCGAGACGAGCTGGGCCTAGAGCACGCGCTCGCTAGCAAGGAGCTGTTCAGCGACGGAGCCGAACTGCTCTATCGGGTCGGAGTGGAGTCCGGTGCCACCGATCGCGACATCGAGTACGTCGTTGTTCGCAACAACCAGGGTGTATTCGCACCCGTTGTGCACGACTACCTCCGGCACGTGAGGTTTGGACCGTCTGGCTACGTCGAGGCCATCCGCTTGCCAAAGTACGGCGAGGCGGATGTGATCGTCGATCCTCGGTTCGGTTTTGGACGACCTGTGCTTGAAAGCAACGGCGTACGTGTGGCGACAATCCTTGACCGGTTCGATGCCGGTGAGTCCGTGCCCGATCTGGCCACCGACTTCGGCGTCACGCCCGCGGTCGTGGAGCAACTGCTCAGAGCCAATCTCCATCTTGCCGCCTGA
- a CDS encoding FUSC family protein — translation MAYERRRDEWRAAMANAVSSLGTLVPPTQPRWPIALQMALTLAIPLAIGTAAGRIDLGMLASVGAFTVPYFAALPRLERLRLRPVAALAIIGSAALGAVLGSHRFWATLGLVVVTVVASIGVEAFRLGPPGPLFPVLVYGLSANAVAHGVVGTTLVACVTAGCALAIVISVAPLVRKVHWKVTPRSTRELLTPDPWDRGRVELVARNVVVAIAGTVAAVVTVDPERAYWVVASGVVVVGFVPSRGPALQRGLHRTLGTFAGAAAYLALAAIHPGDWAIVALMFALQYGAEIVITRNYALAVVMLTPLALMLATVASGQFGSVEIARERIVDTLVGATIGVLTAFIHRPDVVRRAAVAR, via the coding sequence GTGGCGTACGAGCGCAGGCGAGACGAGTGGCGGGCCGCGATGGCCAACGCCGTCTCGAGCCTGGGCACGCTCGTGCCACCCACGCAGCCGCGATGGCCCATCGCGTTGCAGATGGCGCTCACGCTCGCGATCCCGCTGGCGATCGGCACCGCCGCGGGGCGGATCGACCTTGGCATGCTCGCGAGCGTCGGCGCGTTCACGGTGCCGTACTTCGCCGCGCTGCCCCGGCTGGAGCGACTCCGGCTGCGCCCAGTTGCGGCGCTCGCCATCATCGGTTCCGCGGCGCTCGGCGCGGTGCTGGGCTCCCACCGCTTCTGGGCCACGTTGGGTCTGGTGGTCGTGACGGTGGTCGCGAGCATTGGCGTGGAGGCGTTTCGCCTAGGGCCACCGGGGCCGCTGTTCCCCGTGCTCGTCTACGGGCTGTCGGCGAACGCCGTGGCGCACGGGGTGGTGGGCACCACGCTCGTCGCGTGCGTCACCGCCGGTTGCGCTCTTGCGATCGTGATCAGCGTGGCACCGCTCGTTCGCAAGGTGCACTGGAAGGTCACGCCGCGCAGCACTCGCGAACTCCTCACACCCGACCCGTGGGATCGCGGGCGCGTGGAGCTCGTGGCGCGCAACGTCGTGGTCGCGATCGCGGGCACGGTCGCCGCGGTGGTCACCGTTGACCCCGAGCGCGCGTATTGGGTGGTCGCAAGCGGCGTGGTGGTCGTGGGCTTCGTTCCCAGCCGCGGGCCGGCGCTGCAGCGCGGCCTGCACCGCACCCTTGGCACGTTCGCGGGCGCCGCGGCCTACCTCGCCCTCGCGGCGATCCACCCGGGCGACTGGGCGATCGTCGCCCTCATGTTCGCCCTGCAGTACGGCGCCGAGATCGTCATTACCAGGAACTACGCCCTCGCCGTGGTCATGCTCACTCCGCTCGCGCTCATGCTCGCCACGGTCGCGTCCGGTCAGTTCGGCTCGGTGGAGATTGCCCGCGAGCGCATCGTCGACACGCTCGTGGGCGCGACGATCGGCGTGCTCACGGCCTTCATCCACCGGCCGGACGTGGTGCGGCGGGCAGCGGTCGCCCGATGA
- the tadA gene encoding tRNA adenosine(34) deaminase TadA yields the protein MGKALDLALAAARAGDVPVGAVVLNAEGEIIGEGHNQRELASDPTAHAEVLALREAATASGSWRLDDCTLVVTLEPCLMCAGAILAARIPRIVIGAWDEKAGATGSQWDVVRDARIGSRVEVISGVRAEESAALLQSFFAERRP from the coding sequence ATGGGTAAGGCGCTCGACCTCGCCCTGGCGGCCGCGCGGGCAGGCGACGTGCCCGTCGGCGCCGTCGTCCTGAACGCCGAAGGCGAGATCATCGGCGAGGGCCACAACCAGCGCGAACTCGCGAGCGACCCCACGGCCCACGCCGAGGTGCTGGCGCTACGGGAGGCGGCCACAGCGTCGGGCAGCTGGAGGCTTGACGACTGCACCCTGGTGGTGACGCTTGAGCCGTGCCTCATGTGCGCGGGCGCGATCCTCGCCGCACGCATCCCCCGAATCGTGATTGGCGCGTGGGACGAGAAGGCGGGCGCCACCGGCTCGCAATGGGACGTGGTGCGCGACGCGCGGATCGGGTCCCGCGTGGAGGTGATCTCTGGGGTCAGGGCGGAGGAGTCCGCCGCGCTGCTGCAGAGCTTCTTTGCCGAACGCAGGCCCTGA
- the upp gene encoding uracil phosphoribosyltransferase, translating to MELHVADHPLVRHKITVLRDKNTTSPIFRQLVEELVALLAYEATRNIRVEDHPVETPLTTTVGTRLADPRPLIVPILRAGLGMLEGLMRVVPSAEVGFLGLKRDEETLEAITYANRLPEHLDGRQVFILDPMLATGGSLVAAINYVLQRGATDVTCVCLLAAPEGIEHVRSQVGDRAEVSVVVACVDERLNEQGYIVPGLGDAGDRLYGLV from the coding sequence ATGGAGCTGCACGTCGCCGACCACCCGCTCGTCCGCCACAAGATCACCGTGCTGCGGGACAAGAACACGACTTCTCCGATCTTCCGCCAGCTCGTGGAGGAGCTCGTGGCGCTGCTCGCGTATGAGGCGACGCGGAACATTCGCGTCGAGGACCATCCGGTTGAGACGCCCCTCACCACGACTGTTGGCACGCGGCTCGCCGACCCGCGGCCGCTCATCGTGCCGATCCTGCGCGCGGGGCTCGGCATGCTCGAGGGACTGATGCGGGTGGTGCCTTCAGCGGAGGTGGGGTTCCTTGGCCTCAAGCGAGACGAGGAGACGCTCGAGGCGATCACCTACGCCAACCGGCTGCCCGAGCACCTCGACGGCCGCCAGGTGTTCATCCTCGATCCGATGCTCGCCACCGGCGGGTCGCTTGTGGCCGCGATCAACTACGTGCTGCAGCGCGGCGCCACCGACGTCACGTGCGTGTGCCTGCTCGCGGCGCCGGAGGGGATCGAGCACGTGCGGTCCCAGGTGGGAGATCGCGCGGAGGTGTCGGTTGTTGTCGCGTGCGTTGACGAGCGGCTCAACGAGCAGGGGTACATCGTGCCGGGGCTTGGCGACGCGGGGGACAGGCTCTACGGCCTCGTCTAG
- a CDS encoding LacI family transcriptional regulator, whose product MRRIAVMSKRLAEVAQKVGVSEATVSRVLNGKPGVSEATRQAVLTALDVMGYERPSKLRGGRARLVALVLPELQNPIFPALAEIVSGGLTQNGYTPLLCTQNSGGITESDYVDLMLAQQVSGVIFVGGNYTETDAPHEHYDRLRKVNLPTVLVSAPIPEMDFATVSTDDASAAEQAVSHLHQLGHRRIGLLLGPVGHQPSRRKREGAERTLARLGSPLDPELVVNGLYSIESGQAGASRLFAAGCTGVVCASDPLALGAVRAAKRAGLDVPGDVSIVGYDDSVLMSFTEPPLTTVRQPIDAMGRTVIDILLGLIAGTMTAGDELLFEPELVLRGSTGPARA is encoded by the coding sequence TTGCGTAGAATTGCCGTCATGTCGAAGCGTCTTGCAGAGGTTGCGCAGAAGGTTGGCGTCTCCGAGGCCACTGTCAGCCGCGTCCTGAACGGCAAGCCCGGCGTGTCCGAGGCCACGCGGCAGGCGGTCCTCACCGCGCTCGACGTGATGGGCTACGAGCGGCCGTCCAAGTTGCGCGGGGGTCGCGCCCGGCTGGTCGCGCTCGTGCTTCCGGAGCTCCAGAACCCCATCTTCCCCGCGCTCGCCGAGATCGTGAGCGGCGGCCTCACGCAGAACGGGTACACGCCCCTCCTGTGCACCCAGAACTCCGGCGGCATCACCGAGTCCGACTACGTGGACCTCATGCTCGCGCAGCAGGTGAGCGGCGTGATCTTCGTTGGCGGCAACTACACGGAAACCGACGCGCCACACGAGCACTACGACAGGCTGCGCAAGGTCAACTTGCCAACAGTCCTGGTAAGCGCGCCGATTCCGGAGATGGACTTCGCGACCGTGTCGACCGACGACGCGTCCGCGGCCGAACAGGCCGTGAGCCACCTGCACCAGCTGGGGCATCGGCGGATAGGGCTGCTGCTCGGGCCGGTTGGCCACCAGCCCTCGCGCCGCAAGCGCGAGGGGGCAGAGCGGACGCTCGCCCGGCTCGGCTCGCCGCTTGACCCGGAACTCGTGGTGAACGGGCTGTACTCGATCGAATCCGGGCAGGCCGGAGCGTCGCGACTGTTCGCGGCCGGGTGCACCGGCGTCGTATGCGCCTCCGACCCGTTGGCGCTCGGCGCCGTGCGCGCGGCCAAGCGCGCGGGGCTCGATGTGCCGGGCGACGTGTCGATCGTCGGCTACGACGACTCGGTGCTGATGAGCTTCACCGAGCCGCCGCTCACGACCGTGCGCCAGCCCATCGACGCCATGGGACGGACCGTCATCGATATCCTCCTAGGCCTGATAGCAGGCACGATGACTGCCGGCGACGAGCTCCTCTTCGAGCCCGAGCTGGTGCTGCGCGGCTCCACGGGCCCCGCACGCGCGTAA
- a CDS encoding glycoside hydrolase family 13 protein, protein MYQVYVRSFADADGDGTGDLAGVRSRLPYLRDLGVDAIWFNPWYASPLADGGYDVSDYRAIHPMFGTLGEAEALISEAAQLGIRTIVDIVPNHVSDQHPWFQAALAAGPGSPERERFWFREGAGENGDQMPTAWVSSFQGETWSRTTNPDGTPGEWYLHLFTAEQPDLNWNHPDVRKEHEDILRFWFDRGVAGVRIDSAAMIIKDPELGPLPDHTEHATPGVHPHIDRDEIHDVYRGWRAVADGYEPKRILVGEVWLEDAARFARYLRSDEMHTAFNFDFMTQPWDAATMRASIDRTLAEHAPVGAPATWVLSNHDITRPATRYGREDTSFAFDRKRFGTPTDLELGTRRARAAALLTAALPGCLYIYQGDELGLPEADIPAELIEDPMHFRSGGVDPGRDGCRVPLPWTREGVSLGFGPDAGSAPWLPQPAAWGRLSVEAQATSPHSTLTLYRTALATRRASEDLLSGGFAWLDMPDAVLAFRRGAGTVSLTNFGSSPVPLPDHIGVLAASAELVAGALPPDCTVWLEVAPSGVESA, encoded by the coding sequence ATCTACCAGGTCTACGTCCGCTCGTTCGCGGACGCCGACGGCGACGGCACCGGCGACCTCGCGGGAGTCCGCAGCCGCCTCCCGTACCTGCGGGACCTCGGCGTCGACGCCATCTGGTTCAACCCTTGGTACGCGAGCCCCCTCGCCGACGGAGGCTACGACGTCAGCGACTACCGCGCCATCCACCCGATGTTCGGCACGCTCGGCGAGGCGGAAGCGCTCATCAGCGAAGCCGCGCAGCTCGGCATCCGCACCATCGTGGACATCGTCCCCAACCACGTTTCAGACCAGCACCCCTGGTTCCAGGCGGCCCTCGCGGCCGGGCCCGGCAGCCCGGAGCGCGAGCGCTTCTGGTTCCGCGAGGGCGCCGGCGAGAACGGCGACCAGATGCCAACGGCATGGGTGAGCAGCTTCCAGGGCGAGACGTGGAGCCGGACCACCAACCCGGACGGCACACCCGGCGAGTGGTACCTGCACCTGTTCACGGCGGAGCAGCCGGACCTCAACTGGAACCACCCCGACGTGCGCAAGGAGCACGAGGACATCCTGCGGTTCTGGTTCGACCGCGGTGTGGCCGGGGTGCGCATCGACAGCGCCGCGATGATCATCAAGGACCCCGAGCTCGGCCCGCTGCCCGATCACACGGAGCACGCCACACCTGGCGTCCACCCGCACATCGACCGCGACGAGATCCACGACGTCTATCGCGGCTGGCGCGCGGTCGCGGACGGCTACGAGCCCAAGCGCATCCTCGTTGGCGAGGTGTGGCTCGAGGATGCGGCCCGATTCGCGCGCTACCTCCGCAGCGACGAGATGCACACCGCGTTCAACTTCGACTTCATGACCCAGCCCTGGGACGCCGCGACCATGCGCGCGAGCATCGACCGCACGCTCGCCGAGCACGCCCCGGTCGGCGCACCCGCGACGTGGGTGCTGAGCAACCACGACATCACGCGCCCGGCCACCCGCTACGGGCGCGAGGACACGTCGTTCGCGTTCGACCGCAAGCGGTTCGGCACCCCCACAGACCTCGAGCTCGGCACCCGCAGGGCTCGCGCCGCCGCGCTGCTCACTGCCGCGCTCCCCGGCTGCCTCTACATCTACCAGGGAGACGAGCTCGGGCTCCCGGAGGCGGACATCCCCGCGGAGCTCATCGAGGATCCCATGCACTTCCGCTCCGGCGGCGTTGACCCTGGCCGCGACGGCTGCCGCGTCCCGCTGCCCTGGACGCGCGAGGGAGTCTCGCTTGGCTTCGGCCCCGACGCCGGCTCCGCGCCCTGGCTCCCGCAGCCAGCCGCGTGGGGGCGCCTCAGCGTGGAGGCGCAAGCCACCTCCCCGCACTCCACGCTCACCCTCTACCGCACCGCCCTCGCCACTCGCCGCGCCAGCGAGGATCTCCTCTCCGGCGGCTTCGCGTGGCTTGATATGCCCGACGCTGTGCTCGCCTTCCGGCGCGGCGCGGGCACCGTTTCCCTCACCAACTTCGGCAGCTCTCCAGTTCCGCTGCCGGACCACATCGGCGTCCTTGCCGCGAGTGCCGAGCTCGTGGCCGGGGCGCTCCCACCAGACTGCACCGTATGGCTCGAGGTTGCGCCGAGCGGTGTCGAAAGCGCCTGA
- a CDS encoding extracellular solute-binding protein: MMSIGRKTAIAGVSLAAGALLLTACSPDDSDSASPGAGNDGKKIELRVATFPPGADKAAYDAFAVQEKQFEDLNPDIDVIGVEYEWTGPTFAVQLAGGSLPDVFTVPFTDTKTLLENGQLNDVTDEMTALGYVDKFNPIILDGVTGTDGHYYGFPRQAYAMGLHYNRDLFTQAGLDPNSPPTTWDEVRADAKIIAEKTGKAGYAQMAINNTGGWQLTAATIARGGRTQVDNGDGTYTSTINNPGTKAALQFLHDLKWEDNSFGSKVDLDWGTINQEFAAGNIGMYTSGSDVYTALVRDFGMKPEQYGLTVVPLDGADAGTLGGGDVAVVSPTIDSATKAAAVKWIDWYYMQKLMNEDAAVADAKALSDAGQAVGTPVLPVLSKELYEQSLTWIEPYINVPRDQMKPFTENIWNQTPVGEPKGQTQAIYALLDPVVQAVLTDKNADIDALLTKADTDAQALLDQ, from the coding sequence ATGATGTCGATCGGTCGCAAGACCGCGATCGCGGGCGTATCACTCGCCGCTGGGGCGCTGCTCCTGACGGCCTGCTCGCCCGACGATAGCGACAGTGCAAGCCCCGGCGCGGGCAATGACGGCAAGAAGATCGAGCTTCGCGTCGCCACCTTCCCGCCCGGCGCGGACAAGGCGGCGTATGACGCATTCGCCGTCCAGGAGAAGCAGTTCGAGGACCTCAACCCCGACATCGACGTGATCGGCGTCGAGTACGAATGGACCGGACCCACGTTCGCTGTTCAGCTCGCGGGCGGAAGCCTCCCCGACGTCTTCACGGTGCCGTTCACGGACACGAAGACGCTGCTCGAGAACGGCCAGCTCAACGACGTCACCGACGAGATGACCGCCCTTGGCTACGTGGACAAGTTCAACCCGATCATCCTTGACGGCGTCACCGGAACGGACGGCCACTACTACGGCTTCCCGCGCCAGGCCTACGCCATGGGCCTGCACTACAACCGGGACCTGTTCACGCAGGCCGGCCTCGACCCCAACTCACCCCCCACCACGTGGGACGAGGTCAGGGCCGACGCAAAGATCATCGCGGAGAAGACCGGCAAGGCCGGCTACGCCCAGATGGCGATCAACAACACCGGAGGCTGGCAGCTCACGGCGGCGACGATCGCCCGCGGCGGACGCACCCAGGTGGACAACGGCGACGGCACGTACACGTCGACGATCAACAACCCTGGCACCAAGGCCGCGCTGCAGTTCCTGCACGACCTGAAGTGGGAGGACAACTCCTTCGGGTCCAAGGTGGACCTCGACTGGGGAACGATCAACCAGGAGTTCGCTGCAGGCAACATCGGCATGTACACCTCTGGCTCCGACGTGTACACGGCCCTCGTCCGTGACTTCGGTATGAAGCCAGAGCAGTACGGCCTCACGGTGGTTCCGCTTGATGGCGCCGACGCCGGAACCCTCGGCGGTGGCGACGTGGCCGTCGTAAGCCCCACGATCGACTCCGCGACCAAGGCGGCGGCGGTCAAGTGGATCGACTGGTACTACATGCAGAAGCTCATGAACGAGGACGCCGCCGTGGCTGACGCCAAGGCGCTGTCCGACGCCGGCCAGGCCGTTGGCACCCCGGTGCTGCCGGTTCTGAGCAAGGAGCTCTACGAGCAGTCGCTCACCTGGATCGAGCCGTACATCAACGTGCCTCGCGACCAGATGAAGCCCTTCACGGAGAACATCTGGAACCAGACGCCCGTTGGCGAGCCGAAGGGCCAGACGCAGGCGATCTACGCGCTGCTCGACCCCGTGGTGCAGGCTGTCCTCACGGACAAGAACGCTGACATCGATGCCCTCCTCACCAAGGCGGACACCGACGCTCAGGCCCTGCTGGACCAGTAG
- a CDS encoding sugar ABC transporter permease, producing MATTPEVRRSPKVGERRAGNPVTWVRGGGLTTLLFALPLIFVFSIFSWLPIIRSVIMSFQKTNLVTPATWVGLDNFAAVLRDPLLGTAILNTGYFALLALILGFPVPIIMAVLMSEVRRGKGIYSALAYLPVIIPPVVAVLLWRVFYDASPQGVFNTMLGWVGIPPQPFLQSQTQAMPALVIEATWAAAGGSIIIYLAALLIVPPELYDAAEVDGANIWRKIWHVTLPQMRGVIFVMLILQILATAQVFLEPYLFTGGGPVHATTTILLLIYDYAFTNSLGGKYGMATALSVMLAIFLGLLSWVYFRLTNRWSTS from the coding sequence ATGGCAACCACACCCGAGGTGAGGCGCAGTCCCAAGGTGGGTGAGCGTCGGGCAGGAAACCCCGTGACGTGGGTGCGTGGGGGAGGCCTCACGACCCTCCTGTTCGCGCTGCCGTTGATCTTCGTGTTCTCGATCTTCAGCTGGCTGCCGATCATCCGCTCGGTGATCATGAGTTTTCAGAAGACGAATCTGGTCACCCCGGCCACGTGGGTTGGCCTCGACAACTTCGCCGCCGTGCTGCGGGACCCGCTGCTGGGCACGGCGATCCTCAACACCGGGTATTTCGCGCTGCTGGCGCTCATCCTCGGCTTCCCCGTGCCGATCATCATGGCCGTGCTGATGAGCGAGGTGCGCAGAGGCAAGGGGATCTACTCCGCGCTCGCGTACCTGCCGGTCATCATCCCGCCCGTGGTCGCGGTGCTGCTGTGGCGCGTGTTCTACGACGCGTCGCCGCAGGGAGTGTTCAACACGATGCTCGGCTGGGTCGGGATACCGCCGCAGCCGTTCCTGCAGAGCCAGACGCAGGCCATGCCCGCCCTCGTGATCGAGGCGACGTGGGCGGCCGCTGGCGGGTCGATCATCATCTACCTGGCCGCGCTGCTCATCGTGCCGCCGGAGCTATACGACGCCGCGGAGGTCGACGGCGCGAACATCTGGCGCAAGATCTGGCACGTCACGCTGCCGCAGATGCGAGGCGTGATCTTCGTGATGCTCATCCTGCAGATCCTCGCGACCGCGCAGGTCTTTCTGGAGCCGTACCTGTTCACCGGCGGCGGCCCCGTTCACGCGACCACCACGATCCTGCTGCTCATCTATGACTATGCATTCACCAACTCGCTCGGCGGCAAGTACGGCATGGCCACGGCGCTGTCGGTGATGCTCGCGATCTTCCTTGGCCTGCTCAGCTGGGTCTACTTC